A genomic window from Cydia amplana chromosome 3, ilCydAmpl1.1, whole genome shotgun sequence includes:
- the LOC134662616 gene encoding THO complex subunit 2-like, with translation MTFKNAIPASSYEHSKTKVQMFKFGGWKASLNLSGVSRRREVYENGPELSSGGAYRSHREDVFGRNSISEPPKKLTPSMVKLPPSKETIKTSKSASDLKDPHNLPPQLRKSTPDVSTDPRGGTSNNRDSSVLYKNAKNAKDDKKEKDKEKKKAEKQRLAEEKKKAQEQAKQDKLRIQRDKKIAEKKAKDVKQRKKESKNALPEASVTKSLVPKEPQKNPLGRVATNTLESSISRSSGPPPYTEAIPQEKQINKNDSTGNTSFNKPIENSSWDMISEHRSQMNRNPVASGSRQKQMVLDLQLSFDKAQTNDKNSEV, from the exons ATGACATTCAAGAACGCTATACCTGCATCATCATACGAACACAGTAAAACCAAA GTCCAAATGTTCAAATTCGGAGGATGGAAAGCGTCGCTAAACCTCAGCGGTGTCAGTCGCCGTCGAGAGGTCTATGAGAACGGACCGGAGCTGTCCTCAGGAGGGGCCTACAGGTCTCATAGGGAAGATGTCTTCG GACGCAACAGTATATCAGAACCACCGAAAAAACTGACGCCATCTATGGTCAAGCTTCCACCTAGTAAAGAAACGATAAAAACTTCAAAAAGTGCCAGCGACCTAAAGGACCCTCATAATCTACCTCCACAACTTAGAAAGAGTACACCAGATGTCTCCACCGATCCCAGAGGTGGAACTTCTAATAACAGAGACTCTTCAGTTTTATATAAGAACGCTAAAAACGCAAAAGAcgataaaaaagaaaaagacaaagaaaaaaagaaagCGGAAAAGCAGCGGCTAGCTGAAGAAAAGAAGAAAGCTCAGGAACAAGCGAAGCAGGATAAATTGAGAATACAAAGAGACAAAAAGATAGCTGAGAAAAAAGCGAAAGACGTTAAACAAAGGAAAAAGGAAAGTAAAAACGCATTGCCGGAAGCGAGCGTCACAAAATCCTTAGTACCTAAAGAACCGCAAAAGAATCCTCTAGGAAGAGTAGCAACTAACACTCTAGAAAGTTCTATCAGTCGCAGCAGCGGACCTCCGCCTTACACAGAAGCTATTCCGCAAgagaaacaaataaacaaaaatgatTCCACCGGCAACACGAGTTTCAACAAACCGATAGAAAATAGTAGTTGGGACATGATATCGGAGCATCGGAGTCAGATGAATAGGAATCCTGTGGCCAGTGGATCTAGACAGAAGCAGATGGTTCTAGATCTGCAGCTGAGTTTTGATAAAGCGCAAACTAATGACAAGAACAGTGAAGTTTGA